A region of Planococcus sp. MSAK28401 DNA encodes the following proteins:
- a CDS encoding peptide ABC transporter substrate-binding protein encodes MKKWLVLFLMAMFVFVLAACTASEDAGEDTSAGSGEEGSGDSGGEKTLFMNNAEEPTSFDPSIGFNAVSWSALNNLMEGLTRLDESSQPVEATAGSIDVSEDGLTYTFNIREDANWSNGEPVTAGDFVFAWQHMLDPETASPAAFLAYFIEGAEAYNNGEGPVEDVAISAEDDKTFVVKLTEPTEAFLNIITNPSFFPIHEATATENPDWHTEADSFVGNGPFTLASWSHDEDFVFEKNEEYWDAENVNLDKVHWAMVNDPNTEYQMYEAGELDVSSVPAEMSEQLQDSPELGVMDQAGTYFYRYNVEEEPFTNKKVRQAFAYAVNQDDIVQYVTKNGEKPAYGFVSYGFEGPNGQEFRDEAGELVKFDADKAKQLLEEGMEEEGWDELPPVTISYSTSESHQNIAETLQDQFKTALDVDVELQNVEASVFLTDQKEFKYQLSRSSFLHDYADPVNALESFITDSSMNRTQWSNEEFDQLIAEAKAETDSEVRWEKLIEAEKILMDEMPIFPIHFYNQVQLQKEGVEGILRHPVGYIDLKNADKN; translated from the coding sequence ATGAAGAAATGGCTCGTATTGTTTCTGATGGCGATGTTCGTGTTCGTTCTCGCCGCTTGTACAGCAAGCGAAGACGCGGGAGAAGACACAAGCGCCGGTTCAGGCGAAGAAGGCTCCGGTGATTCTGGCGGGGAGAAAACATTGTTCATGAATAACGCGGAAGAACCGACTTCATTCGACCCATCGATCGGCTTTAACGCCGTATCATGGAGCGCTTTGAACAATTTAATGGAAGGTTTGACACGCCTCGATGAATCATCTCAGCCGGTCGAAGCGACAGCTGGGTCGATCGATGTCTCTGAAGACGGTTTGACCTACACATTCAACATCCGTGAAGACGCCAATTGGTCGAACGGCGAACCTGTTACAGCCGGCGATTTCGTTTTCGCTTGGCAGCATATGCTGGACCCGGAAACGGCTTCTCCTGCAGCTTTCCTTGCTTACTTTATTGAAGGTGCGGAAGCCTATAACAACGGAGAAGGTCCTGTAGAAGATGTTGCGATTTCTGCAGAAGACGACAAAACCTTCGTCGTAAAATTGACGGAGCCGACAGAAGCATTTTTGAACATCATCACCAACCCAAGCTTCTTCCCGATCCATGAAGCGACAGCTACAGAAAACCCGGATTGGCACACAGAAGCGGATAGCTTTGTCGGTAACGGGCCGTTCACATTGGCTTCTTGGAGCCATGATGAAGATTTCGTCTTTGAAAAGAACGAAGAATACTGGGATGCTGAAAACGTGAACTTGGATAAAGTCCACTGGGCAATGGTCAACGACCCGAACACGGAATACCAAATGTATGAAGCGGGCGAACTGGACGTATCGAGTGTGCCAGCCGAAATGTCCGAGCAATTGCAGGATTCCCCTGAACTTGGCGTAATGGATCAGGCAGGTACGTACTTCTACCGCTACAATGTTGAAGAAGAACCATTCACGAATAAAAAAGTCCGCCAAGCATTCGCTTATGCGGTAAATCAAGATGATATCGTCCAATACGTGACGAAAAACGGTGAAAAACCAGCATACGGCTTTGTTTCTTACGGATTTGAAGGCCCGAATGGCCAGGAATTCCGCGACGAAGCGGGCGAATTGGTGAAATTCGACGCGGACAAAGCGAAGCAATTGCTTGAAGAAGGCATGGAAGAAGAAGGCTGGGATGAATTGCCGCCAGTCACGATTTCCTACTCAACAAGCGAATCCCACCAAAACATTGCTGAAACCTTGCAAGACCAGTTCAAGACCGCTTTGGATGTAGACGTTGAACTTCAAAACGTCGAAGCAAGTGTCTTCTTGACGGATCAAAAAGAGTTCAAATACCAATTGTCGCGCAGCTCATTCCTGCATGACTATGCTGACCCAGTCAACGCACTTGAAAGCTTCATCACTGATTCTTCTATGAACCGTACACAATGGTCCAACGAAGAATTCGATCAGCTCATCGCGGAAGCAAAAGCAGAGACAGATTCAGAAGTTCGTTGGGAAAAACTCATCGAAGCAGAAAAAATCCTGATGGATGAAATGCCGATCTTCCCGATCCATTTCTATAACCAAGTCCAGCTGCAAAAAGAAGGCGTCGAAGGCATCCTCCGCCATCCGGTTGGGTATATCGATCTGAAAAATGCGGATAAAAATTAA
- a CDS encoding ABC transporter ATP-binding protein, giving the protein MTGKQIAEELARTRLEEGAEIDAVDHTGKRGKIVKAKKRKTVTDERILSVQDLHVTFNTYGGTVQAVRGVNFDLYKGETLAIVGESGCGKSVTSNAIMGLIQQPPGKISSKGVHFKTQDLTQLSKKEMRKIQGVDISMIFQDPMTALNPTLTIGEQLTEGVKQHKSLSKAQAKERAIDMLKLVGIPNPDERLKQYPHQFSGGMRQRIVIAIALICEPELLIADEPTTALDVTIQAQILELFEEIQAKTGVSIILITHDLGVVAKIADRIAVMYAGKVIETGDKREIFYTPQHPYTQGLLTSVPRLDLAGGELKPIDGTPPDLFAPPAGCPFAARCPFSMDVCTNVYPEETALSETHKVDCWLQDPRAQKLIEEQAFSR; this is encoded by the coding sequence ATGACAGGAAAGCAGATAGCTGAAGAGTTGGCTCGGACCCGCCTGGAAGAAGGGGCGGAAATCGATGCAGTCGACCATACCGGCAAACGCGGCAAGATTGTAAAAGCGAAAAAGCGCAAGACCGTCACAGACGAGCGTATCCTTTCCGTACAGGACTTGCACGTGACCTTCAATACATATGGCGGAACGGTACAGGCTGTGCGCGGAGTCAATTTTGACTTATATAAAGGAGAAACTTTGGCGATTGTCGGAGAATCGGGCTGCGGCAAATCAGTGACATCCAATGCGATCATGGGCTTGATTCAGCAGCCGCCCGGCAAGATCAGTTCCAAAGGCGTTCATTTCAAAACACAGGATCTCACCCAATTATCGAAGAAAGAAATGCGCAAAATCCAAGGTGTCGACATCTCGATGATTTTCCAGGATCCGATGACCGCGCTCAACCCGACCTTGACGATCGGCGAGCAATTGACAGAAGGTGTCAAACAGCACAAGAGTTTGAGCAAAGCGCAAGCGAAAGAGCGCGCCATCGACATGCTCAAGCTGGTCGGCATCCCGAATCCAGATGAGCGGCTCAAGCAATACCCTCACCAATTCTCGGGAGGCATGCGCCAGCGCATCGTCATCGCGATCGCCTTGATCTGCGAGCCGGAATTATTGATTGCCGATGAACCAACGACTGCACTCGATGTAACGATCCAAGCCCAGATTCTGGAATTGTTTGAAGAAATCCAGGCAAAAACCGGCGTGTCGATCATTTTGATCACGCACGATCTCGGTGTCGTTGCGAAAATCGCCGATCGCATTGCGGTCATGTACGCCGGCAAAGTGATTGAAACCGGCGATAAGCGCGAGATTTTCTATACCCCGCAGCATCCGTATACGCAAGGCTTGCTGACTTCCGTGCCGCGGCTCGACCTCGCCGGTGGAGAACTCAAGCCGATCGACGGCACGCCGCCTGATCTGTTCGCACCGCCGGCCGGCTGCCCATTCGCTGCGCGCTGCCCGTTTTCAATGGACGTCTGCACGAACGTCTACCCAGAAGAGACAGCTTTATCCGAAACCCATAAAGTGGATTGCTGGCTCCAAGATCCGCGAGCTCAAAAGTTGATTGAAGAACAGGCTTTTTCAAGATAA
- a CDS encoding ABC transporter permease, producing MTQVRDEWFRPSDKSGDEKEAVVRPSLSYWKDAWRRLKQNKLAMLGLIFLALLAVMAIFGPIFSPHSVTTQDLPNQNQPPSAAHWFGTDEAGRDVFTRTWYGARISLFVGLMAALIDFVIGIVYGGFAGYKGGKTDGIMMRIIEILYGLPYLLVVILLLVVMGPSLWTIILALTITGWVGMARIVRGQVLQVKNYEFVTASKSFGAKTPRIIRKNLIPNSMGPIIVQMTLTVPSAIFAEAFLSFLGLGIQAPFASWGVMANDALPVIITGDWWRLFFPALFISLTMFAFNVLGDGLQDALDPKMRK from the coding sequence ATGACGCAGGTCCGTGATGAATGGTTCCGCCCTTCCGATAAAAGTGGGGATGAAAAAGAAGCCGTCGTGCGCCCATCGCTTTCTTATTGGAAAGACGCCTGGCGCAGGCTCAAGCAAAACAAACTGGCGATGCTCGGCCTGATTTTCCTGGCCCTGCTCGCTGTTATGGCGATATTCGGCCCTATCTTCTCGCCGCATTCTGTCACCACACAAGACTTGCCGAACCAAAACCAGCCGCCGAGCGCGGCGCATTGGTTCGGCACCGATGAAGCAGGACGTGACGTCTTTACCCGCACCTGGTACGGCGCACGCATTTCCTTATTCGTCGGCTTGATGGCCGCATTGATCGACTTTGTCATCGGCATCGTCTACGGCGGATTCGCCGGCTATAAAGGCGGCAAAACCGATGGCATCATGATGCGCATCATCGAGATCCTTTACGGCTTACCGTATTTGCTTGTGGTCATCTTGCTGCTCGTCGTGATGGGGCCGTCTTTATGGACGATCATTCTCGCGCTCACCATCACCGGTTGGGTTGGCATGGCCCGAATTGTCAGGGGGCAGGTGCTGCAAGTGAAAAACTATGAATTCGTCACGGCTTCGAAATCGTTCGGAGCAAAGACGCCGCGCATCATCCGCAAGAACTTGATCCCGAACTCGATGGGGCCAATTATCGTACAAATGACCTTGACCGTGCCGAGCGCCATTTTCGCTGAAGCGTTTTTGAGCTTCCTCGGCCTGGGAATCCAGGCACCGTTTGCAAGTTGGGGTGTCATGGCGAATGACGCTTTGCCGGTCATTATTACCGGCGACTGGTGGCGATTGTTCTTCCCGGCATTATTTATTTCATTGACGATGTTCGCATTTAACGTACTTGGAGACGGGCTGCAAGATGCACTCGATCCGAAGATGAGGAAGTGA
- a CDS encoding ABC transporter permease — protein MGKYIFKRFLMMLVTIFIIATLTFFLMHAVPGSPLESDRNTNETVQANLERFYKLDQPLHIQYLSYMQSIVTFDFGPSIKDPNRTVNELLARGFPISFELGIITILVAVVSGIILGTMAALRHNKMIDYAAMAFAVIGISIPNFVLATVLIQQLAVNWNLFPPATWTSPMHMVLPVLALATGPMAIIARLTRSSMLEVLTQDYIKMARAKGIKPMRIVLRHALRNALMPVVTIMGTLLAGILTGTFVIEKIFAIPGMGKYFVDSINNRDYPVIMGTTVFYSAFLIFMLFLVDIVYGILDPRIKLHKKEGDV, from the coding sequence ATGGGTAAATACATATTCAAACGATTTTTGATGATGCTCGTGACGATTTTCATCATCGCGACACTGACGTTTTTCCTCATGCACGCCGTTCCAGGCTCGCCGCTTGAAAGCGACCGCAATACAAACGAGACGGTGCAGGCGAATCTGGAGCGCTTCTACAAGCTCGATCAGCCACTACATATTCAGTACTTGAGTTATATGCAATCGATTGTCACGTTCGATTTCGGGCCATCGATCAAAGACCCGAACCGCACTGTTAACGAATTGTTAGCGAGGGGCTTCCCGATTTCCTTCGAACTTGGGATCATCACCATTCTCGTGGCGGTCGTCTCGGGAATCATTCTCGGGACGATGGCTGCACTGCGGCACAATAAAATGATCGATTACGCCGCCATGGCTTTTGCGGTCATTGGGATTTCGATCCCGAACTTTGTGCTTGCAACGGTGCTGATCCAGCAGCTCGCGGTCAACTGGAATCTGTTCCCGCCCGCAACCTGGACCAGCCCGATGCATATGGTGCTGCCGGTGCTGGCACTGGCGACCGGGCCGATGGCGATCATTGCCCGCCTGACGCGCTCGAGCATGCTCGAAGTGCTGACGCAGGATTACATTAAAATGGCGCGCGCCAAAGGCATCAAGCCGATGCGCATCGTTTTGCGGCATGCGCTGCGCAATGCCTTGATGCCGGTCGTTACGATCATGGGCACTTTGCTCGCCGGCATTTTGACAGGAACTTTCGTCATCGAGAAAATTTTCGCGATTCCGGGAATGGGCAAATACTTTGTCGATTCGATCAATAACCGCGATTATCCGGTCATCATGGGAACTACGGTATTCTATAGTGCGTTCTTGATTTTCATGCTGTTTCTGGTCGACATCGTCTACGGCATATTGGATCCGCGCATCAAGCTCCACAAGAAAGAAGGTGATGTGTGA
- a CDS encoding M55 family metallopeptidase: MKFYLSMDMEGVTALPDYTYVDSKEANYERGRRLMTGDANAIIHGAFDGGAEAFLVNDSHSKMNNLIAEDLHEEAELITGGVKAFSMVEGLDDSFTGAFFAGYHARAGQKGVMSHAMIFGVRSMWIDGVEVGELGLNAYVAGYHGVPVLMVAGDDCACREAQALIPNVTTVAVKETLTRSAVKTLHPKKAQRLLREKTQEAIQNKDRVKPLVPPEKPTLRMEFTNYGEAELAAMMPGTHIEEGTTIVRYEAQNILEAYRAMLVMTELAMQAKFC; the protein is encoded by the coding sequence ATGAAATTTTACTTATCGATGGACATGGAAGGCGTGACGGCCCTTCCGGATTATACATATGTGGATTCGAAAGAAGCGAATTATGAAAGAGGGCGGCGCCTCATGACGGGCGACGCCAATGCCATCATCCACGGGGCGTTTGATGGTGGGGCTGAAGCGTTTCTCGTCAACGACTCGCATTCCAAGATGAACAATTTGATTGCTGAAGACCTCCATGAAGAAGCGGAACTCATCACAGGCGGCGTCAAAGCATTTTCAATGGTCGAAGGCTTGGACGATAGCTTCACAGGTGCTTTTTTCGCCGGCTATCATGCGCGCGCCGGGCAAAAAGGCGTCATGTCGCACGCCATGATTTTCGGCGTCCGGTCGATGTGGATTGATGGCGTCGAAGTCGGCGAGCTCGGCTTGAATGCGTACGTCGCAGGATACCACGGCGTACCGGTCTTGATGGTAGCGGGCGATGACTGCGCATGCAGGGAAGCGCAAGCACTCATCCCGAATGTCACAACTGTCGCCGTCAAAGAAACCTTGACGCGTTCTGCAGTCAAAACACTGCATCCGAAAAAAGCGCAGCGGCTGCTGCGTGAGAAAACGCAGGAAGCGATCCAAAACAAAGATCGCGTAAAGCCGCTCGTGCCACCTGAGAAGCCGACGCTTCGCATGGAATTCACCAATTACGGGGAAGCGGAGCTGGCGGCGATGATGCCCGGCACCCACATTGAAGAAGGTACAACGATTGTCCGCTACGAAGCACAAAACATACTGGAAGCTTATCGCGCGATGCTGGTCATGACAGAACTGGCGATGCAAGCGAAGTTCTGTTAG
- a CDS encoding DEAD/DEAH box helicase, which translates to MNQFQTEGSRTYYLKIEQSDVFRLQAYNDSGNRIPPEIWSPFLFFADKDSFFGMNVQTDGLDLLLTPADFVRLFQQDPHHYVQFSGRRLQDEAWLKLARRVADSLNDSALWQHVHVEDGVISIDSAYGDAEIRSFLTDTIQHQLRQKGLTSAQLPYLLHFVEHAGWDGLEPANDYVLAMQLTEPDDSGLWAFRTALRTKRGSAYWTPSKRRENEVIEKVLPEKWRAHARDIQERQSLILSLCPSVDRYEADQMYIARWTDAEVLNFLRNDADLLQAFGVEVSIPSWLQAVQESKVRVKANVTSPAKKASVVGLDQIISFDWKFSLNGVDLSMQDFEQLMTENREFIRVGNEWVRVDSNLLMQLRQMIEEAEDADWTLKDMLFHNVPDVMLEEPGEEDDPLVEFHLNKSLKILLDKLLDKRDLPETPLPENLKTELRPYQKTGFDYLTFMREEGFGLCLADDMGLGKTVQLIAYLLHVHSEKPKQPSLIICPTSVLGNWQKELERFAPDLKVATHYGSNRPKGQAFLDSLATEQPDVVLSTYGIASSDSVEIQSITWTSITLDEAQNIKNMYTKQSRTIRKFKGQHHIALTGTPIENRLSELWSIFDFINKGYLYRIKQFQEAFMVPIERDDSEQAKEKLRQRIQPFLLRRTKKDPELQLNLPEKLEQLEYCPLTPEQAALYEGLVQDTVQKMGTLTGFEKKGLVLKMLSKLKQLCNHPSLYLKEPYTTADELLPRSQKLERIVTLAGEIAERGEQCLIFTQYIGMGHLLQQALNELYGHEVPFLTGHMPKNQRDSLVAAFQNGEFPIFILSLKAGGTGLNLTAATHVLHADRWWNPAVENQATDRAYRIGQTQFVHVHKFVTIGTIEEKIDSLLTQKQSMSDQFIQSSQWMTDLSDDELKELFTYSF; encoded by the coding sequence ATGAATCAATTCCAAACCGAAGGAAGCCGTACGTATTATTTAAAAATAGAACAGTCGGATGTGTTCCGGCTTCAAGCTTATAATGACAGCGGCAACCGGATCCCTCCGGAAATCTGGTCGCCCTTCCTGTTTTTCGCCGATAAGGACAGCTTTTTCGGCATGAACGTTCAAACAGATGGCTTGGATCTGTTATTGACGCCAGCCGATTTTGTCCGTTTGTTTCAGCAGGATCCCCATCATTACGTCCAGTTTTCTGGGCGACGCCTGCAAGACGAAGCTTGGCTGAAACTTGCACGCCGCGTCGCCGACTCCTTGAACGATTCGGCCTTATGGCAGCATGTCCATGTCGAAGACGGCGTCATTTCCATCGATTCAGCATATGGCGATGCGGAAATCCGTTCGTTTTTAACGGACACGATCCAACACCAACTGCGCCAAAAAGGGCTCACTTCCGCCCAATTGCCGTACCTTTTGCATTTCGTCGAACATGCCGGCTGGGATGGGCTTGAACCCGCGAATGATTATGTGCTCGCGATGCAATTGACCGAACCGGACGATAGCGGCTTATGGGCTTTCCGGACAGCGCTGCGAACAAAACGCGGGAGCGCTTATTGGACGCCTTCGAAACGCCGTGAAAACGAAGTGATCGAAAAGGTGTTGCCTGAAAAATGGCGCGCCCATGCGCGTGACATTCAAGAACGCCAAAGCTTGATTCTCAGCTTATGCCCTTCTGTCGATCGCTATGAAGCGGACCAAATGTATATCGCCCGGTGGACCGATGCGGAAGTGTTGAACTTCCTCCGCAACGATGCCGACTTATTGCAGGCATTCGGCGTGGAAGTATCAATTCCTTCCTGGCTGCAAGCTGTTCAGGAATCGAAAGTGCGCGTTAAAGCAAACGTCACTTCCCCGGCGAAGAAAGCATCGGTCGTCGGCCTGGACCAAATCATCAGCTTCGACTGGAAGTTCTCGCTCAACGGCGTTGATTTGAGCATGCAGGATTTCGAGCAGCTGATGACGGAAAATCGCGAATTCATCCGCGTCGGCAACGAATGGGTGCGCGTCGACTCGAATCTATTGATGCAGCTGCGCCAAATGATTGAAGAAGCCGAAGACGCCGATTGGACATTGAAAGACATGCTGTTCCATAATGTGCCGGACGTCATGCTCGAAGAACCGGGCGAAGAAGACGATCCGCTTGTCGAGTTCCATTTGAATAAATCCTTGAAGATTTTACTCGACAAATTGCTCGATAAGCGCGACTTGCCGGAAACGCCATTGCCGGAGAACTTGAAAACCGAATTGCGCCCTTACCAGAAGACCGGCTTTGATTATTTAACTTTCATGCGTGAGGAAGGCTTCGGTTTGTGCCTTGCAGATGATATGGGGCTCGGCAAGACGGTGCAATTGATCGCCTACTTGCTTCATGTGCACAGTGAAAAGCCAAAACAGCCATCGCTCATCATTTGCCCGACTTCGGTCCTCGGCAACTGGCAAAAGGAATTGGAGCGTTTTGCGCCTGATTTGAAAGTGGCGACGCATTACGGCAGCAACCGCCCGAAAGGCCAGGCCTTCTTGGACTCGCTTGCAACGGAGCAGCCAGACGTCGTGCTGTCGACATACGGCATCGCTTCGTCCGACAGCGTCGAAATCCAATCGATCACTTGGACGAGCATCACGCTTGATGAAGCGCAAAATATTAAGAACATGTACACGAAACAATCGCGGACGATCCGCAAGTTCAAAGGGCAGCATCACATCGCCCTGACCGGGACGCCAATCGAGAACCGCTTGTCCGAACTATGGTCAATTTTCGATTTCATCAATAAAGGCTACCTGTACCGCATCAAGCAGTTCCAGGAAGCCTTTATGGTGCCGATTGAGCGGGATGATTCCGAACAGGCCAAAGAAAAGCTGCGGCAGCGCATACAGCCATTCTTGCTCCGCCGCACGAAAAAAGATCCCGAACTACAGCTCAATTTACCGGAAAAACTGGAGCAATTGGAATATTGCCCACTGACGCCGGAGCAAGCCGCGCTGTATGAGGGGCTTGTCCAGGATACGGTGCAGAAGATGGGGACGCTCACTGGTTTCGAGAAAAAAGGCCTCGTCCTGAAAATGCTCAGCAAGCTGAAACAGCTGTGCAATCACCCGTCCCTTTATTTGAAAGAACCGTATACGACTGCAGACGAGTTATTGCCTCGCTCCCAAAAACTCGAGCGTATCGTGACACTTGCGGGGGAAATCGCGGAACGCGGGGAGCAATGCTTGATCTTTACGCAGTACATTGGAATGGGCCATCTGCTGCAGCAGGCGCTGAATGAATTATACGGGCATGAAGTGCCGTTCTTGACTGGCCATATGCCAAAAAACCAACGTGATTCACTTGTCGCTGCATTCCAGAATGGCGAATTCCCAATCTTCATCCTATCCTTGAAAGCAGGTGGAACTGGGCTCAACTTGACGGCCGCTACGCATGTACTGCACGCGGACCGCTGGTGGAACCCAGCTGTGGAAAATCAGGCGACAGACCGTGCATACCGCATCGGGCAGACGCAATTTGTCCACGTCCATAAGTTTGTAACGATCGGGACGATCGAAGAAAAAATCGATTCACTGCTTACACAGAAGCAGTCGATGTCGGACCAGTTTATCCAATCCAGTCAATGGATGACGGACCTGTCCGATGACGAACTAAAAGAATTGTTTACGTATAGCTTCTAA
- a CDS encoding single-stranded DNA-binding protein: protein MNQVGIVGRLTKDPSMRVLGEGRVHTTFVVAISRNFRNQRGEIESDYVLCSTWGRTAQNVAKYCMKGSQVAITGRIQSRHYDKEDGSRVYVTEVIGDQVRFLDKRKPTEDLIPKRTEADSNAEFDFQPPETEQVNS from the coding sequence ATGAATCAAGTAGGCATTGTAGGGCGATTGACGAAAGACCCATCGATGCGGGTGCTGGGGGAAGGGCGTGTACATACTACCTTCGTCGTGGCCATTTCCCGCAACTTCAGAAATCAGCGTGGTGAAATCGAAAGCGATTATGTCCTTTGCTCCACTTGGGGCCGGACAGCCCAAAACGTCGCCAAGTACTGCATGAAAGGCTCGCAAGTCGCCATTACGGGAAGAATTCAATCACGCCATTACGACAAGGAAGATGGCTCCCGCGTCTATGTAACGGAAGTGATCGGCGACCAAGTACGTTTCCTCGATAAACGAAAGCCCACAGAAGATCTCATCCCCAAACGGACGGAAGCGGATTCTAATGCGGAGTTCGATTTTCAGCCGCCCGAAACTGAGCAGGTGAACAGTTGA
- a CDS encoding YwpF family protein: MKTFKMLSFAVVDGEQLVDYPLHDGLIINQENSQRSWVLELLVDEKHEAVFLDMKQNGKVYDVKVVISYPGNEPATFEVIIHAVKPIGGHVSVLMKGTLKRARRKYAETLLSELLEDGLEGEELLERFESDMRERPVLRKDESKST; this comes from the coding sequence ATGAAAACCTTTAAAATGCTGTCGTTTGCTGTTGTAGATGGAGAACAACTTGTAGACTACCCGCTCCACGATGGCCTGATTATCAACCAGGAAAATTCCCAGCGTTCATGGGTTCTTGAACTGCTGGTGGACGAAAAGCATGAAGCTGTTTTTCTCGATATGAAACAAAACGGCAAAGTGTATGATGTCAAAGTCGTCATTTCCTACCCAGGAAATGAACCAGCCACGTTTGAAGTGATCATCCATGCCGTCAAGCCGATCGGCGGCCATGTCTCTGTGCTGATGAAAGGGACTTTGAAACGGGCGCGCCGCAAATATGCCGAAACTTTATTGTCGGAGCTATTGGAAGACGGGCTTGAAGGAGAGGAACTGCTCGAGCGTTTTGAAAGCGATATGCGGGAACGGCCCGTATTGCGCAAAGACGAAAGCAAATCCACATAA
- the fabZ gene encoding 3-hydroxyacyl-ACP dehydratase FabZ, with translation MLTTEQVQAILPHRYPFLMVDRIVEIEAGKKAVGLKNVTANEDFFNGHFPGYPVMPGVLIVEALAQVGAAAVLQMEENKGRLAFFTGIDNCRFKRQVTPGDQLRLEVELTRLRGSMGKGHAIATVDGEIACECDILFALGPVQEK, from the coding sequence ATGTTGACGACAGAACAAGTACAGGCAATTTTGCCTCACCGTTATCCATTTTTAATGGTCGATCGGATCGTTGAAATCGAAGCGGGGAAAAAAGCGGTCGGGCTGAAAAACGTCACCGCTAATGAAGATTTCTTTAACGGCCATTTTCCGGGTTACCCTGTCATGCCGGGCGTCTTGATTGTTGAAGCGCTGGCGCAGGTCGGGGCAGCTGCCGTTCTTCAAATGGAAGAAAACAAAGGCCGCCTAGCCTTCTTCACAGGCATCGATAATTGCCGTTTCAAGCGACAAGTCACGCCAGGGGACCAATTGCGCCTGGAAGTGGAGTTGACGCGTCTGCGCGGTTCTATGGGCAAAGGACATGCCATTGCGACAGTAGACGGCGAAATCGCTTGTGAATGCGACATTTTGTTCGCGCTTGGCCCAGTCCAGGAAAAATAA
- a CDS encoding DNA-directed RNA polymerase subunit beta has translation MAQSRKAGSTQPDKPNTQTDKPQKKTRWVQIRMFPIWLRILLVIALLVVMAALGAMIGYGVIGDGNAGDALKWETWQHIFDIMRGVT, from the coding sequence ATGGCACAATCACGAAAAGCTGGCTCGACACAGCCAGATAAACCGAACACGCAAACCGACAAACCACAAAAAAAAACACGTTGGGTGCAAATCCGCATGTTTCCGATTTGGCTGCGCATCCTTCTGGTCATTGCGCTTCTCGTCGTTATGGCAGCACTGGGCGCTATGATCGGTTACGGCGTCATTGGAGATGGCAATGCAGGTGATGCCCTTAAATGGGAAACGTGGCAGCATATCTTTGATATCATGCGCGGCGTCACTTGA